The following are from one region of the Paenibacillus bovis genome:
- a CDS encoding DsbA family oxidoreductase, with protein MKIDIWSDYQCPFCYIGKTRLQNALAQFPHADEVTVNYKSFELDPSAERDIPLNIYESLAQKYGTTIEQARQMNVNIGAQAAQEGLDFQFDSMILTNSFDAHRLMQYAADQGKAEEMNEALFRAYFTESRHIGDHATLIDIAESVGLDRQQTTAMLESEQYGDLVRRQEHLGSQLGITGVPFFVINDKYAVSGAQPTEMFTKALNDIWTEDHPLQMLGNSADGDMCTDDSCAMPEDRK; from the coding sequence ATGAAAATCGATATCTGGTCCGACTATCAGTGTCCTTTCTGCTATATCGGCAAAACAAGACTGCAAAATGCTTTGGCGCAATTTCCACATGCCGACGAAGTAACCGTCAATTACAAAAGCTTTGAGCTTGATCCGTCGGCAGAACGTGATATTCCACTGAATATTTATGAAAGTCTTGCTCAAAAATACGGCACAACTATCGAACAGGCACGTCAGATGAATGTGAATATAGGTGCACAGGCGGCTCAGGAAGGACTGGATTTCCAATTTGACAGCATGATCCTGACCAACAGCTTTGATGCACATCGTCTGATGCAATACGCAGCTGATCAAGGCAAAGCCGAAGAAATGAATGAAGCTCTGTTCCGGGCCTACTTTACGGAATCCCGTCATATTGGCGACCATGCTACGCTGATCGATATCGCCGAAAGCGTTGGGCTTGACCGTCAGCAAACTACAGCTATGCTGGAAAGCGAGCAGTATGGAGATCTGGTACGACGTCAGGAACATCTCGGCAGCCAGCTCGGAATCACTGGTGTACCTTTCTTTGTTATCAATGATAAATATGCTGTATCCGGTGCCCAGCCAACCGAAATGTTCACCAAAGCGCTGAATGATATCTGGACAGAAGACCATCCACTGCAAATGCTCGGCAATTCGGCTGATGGGGACATGTGTACAGACGATTCCTGTGCGATGCCGGAAGATCGGAAATAA
- a CDS encoding alpha/beta hydrolase: MKHIFKQGTNPDLPVLLLLHGTGGNEHDLLPLAGMLAPEASVLGVRGNVSENGMPRFFRRLAEGVFDEPDLIARTHELNAFLDAAAEEYGFDRRKIIAVGYSNGANIAASLLFHDAQSLQGAILHHAMVPLRSIQLPDLNGIPVFMGSGTNDPIIPRAESEELGRMLTDAGADVQMHWENSGHQLTTTEVQAAAAWYAAKVR; encoded by the coding sequence ATGAAGCATATATTCAAACAGGGAACAAATCCCGATCTGCCTGTCCTGCTCCTGCTGCACGGCACGGGCGGTAACGAACATGATCTGCTGCCGCTTGCAGGGATGCTGGCACCGGAAGCTTCGGTGCTTGGTGTCAGAGGCAATGTATCGGAGAATGGTATGCCACGCTTTTTCCGCCGGCTGGCCGAAGGCGTATTTGACGAACCGGATCTGATTGCACGTACGCATGAACTGAATGCCTTTCTGGATGCAGCTGCAGAGGAATATGGATTTGACCGTCGTAAAATAATTGCAGTCGGTTATTCCAATGGAGCCAATATTGCAGCCAGTCTGCTGTTCCATGATGCGCAGTCTTTGCAAGGAGCGATTTTGCATCATGCCATGGTACCACTGCGCAGTATTCAGCTTCCAGATTTGAACGGTATTCCTGTATTTATGGGTTCTGGTACGAATGATCCTATTATTCCGCGTGCAGAGAGTGAAGAGCTGGGACGAATGCTGACAGATGCAGGAGCCGATGTGCAGATGCACTGGGAAAATAGTGGTCACCAACTGACGACCACCGAGGTACAGGCTGCTGCAGCATGGTACGCAGCCAAAGTTCGCTAA
- a CDS encoding ring-cleaving dioxygenase — protein MTLRTAGIHHITSFVTDPQRNVDFYAGILGLRMVKQTINFDAPEVYHLYFGNEGGSPGTIVTFFPQPGSRKGVIGAGQLGITVFAVPPGALPFWEERLNRLNIHVEKAERFGEQLLRFTDYDGLRIELAEREEGAASTWEWDGITSAQAIKGFGGGVLFSGRPERTLHTIEHVLGLTRIGEEDGYVRFKAVGDIGNIIDVNSRDLPRGIGGAGTVHHIAWRAADFAEHEQWREQVSAAGFQPTPVIDRQYFNAVYFREDGGILFEIATDPPGFANDETAEQMGSKLMLPEWYEPQRELIQNNLLPIQVRKVEGK, from the coding sequence ATGACACTTCGTACAGCAGGAATTCACCACATTACTTCTTTTGTTACGGATCCACAGCGCAATGTAGATTTTTATGCAGGCATTCTTGGACTTCGCATGGTAAAACAGACGATCAACTTTGATGCTCCCGAGGTATATCACTTGTATTTTGGTAATGAAGGCGGCAGCCCGGGAACTATCGTTACCTTTTTCCCGCAGCCGGGTTCTCGTAAAGGGGTTATCGGTGCCGGCCAACTCGGCATTACTGTATTTGCCGTACCGCCGGGTGCTCTGCCTTTCTGGGAAGAGCGTCTGAACCGTCTGAATATTCATGTGGAAAAAGCAGAACGCTTTGGTGAGCAATTGCTTCGCTTTACCGACTATGACGGACTGCGTATTGAACTGGCAGAACGTGAAGAAGGAGCTGCCAGTACCTGGGAATGGGATGGAATTACTTCTGCACAGGCCATCAAAGGTTTTGGCGGTGGTGTATTATTCAGCGGACGTCCCGAACGCACACTGCATACTATCGAGCATGTACTTGGCTTGACCCGAATCGGTGAAGAAGACGGTTACGTACGCTTCAAAGCTGTCGGTGATATCGGTAATATTATCGATGTGAATTCCCGGGATCTGCCGCGTGGAATCGGTGGAGCAGGAACCGTTCACCATATTGCCTGGCGGGCAGCGGATTTTGCAGAGCATGAGCAGTGGCGCGAACAAGTATCTGCAGCAGGATTCCAGCCTACGCCAGTGATTGATCGTCAATACTTTAATGCCGTGTATTTCCGTGAAGATGGCGGCATATTGTTTGAGATTGCGACAGATCCTCCGGGATTTGCCAATGACGAGACGGCTGAACAGATGGGTAGTAAACTGATGCTGCCGGAGTGGTATGAGCCGCAGCGTGAATTGATCCAAAATAATTTGCTTCCTATTCAGGTACGCAAAGTGGAGGGCAAATAA
- a CDS encoding histidine phosphatase family protein: MSTTFLLIRHALKEKTRGDVGITDEGKSQAQLTAAYLQQYSVTAVIASPLRRVEETAAYIATAVQSPLQKEPRLRERANWGDMPGQTFEQFVEMWERCTADRNYIPPVGDSAGQAGERLGMVLSELAEQYPVDSTIVIVTHGGLITDWLVGAIPQQQLTQWHPEFIAVQSTLIPECSITELVYDKGKYKLISFASISHLNKERIEQKGK; the protein is encoded by the coding sequence ATGAGTACAACATTTTTGCTGATCAGGCATGCACTGAAAGAGAAAACAAGGGGCGATGTAGGAATCACAGATGAAGGGAAAAGTCAGGCGCAGCTTACGGCTGCCTATTTACAGCAGTATTCAGTTACTGCCGTGATTGCCAGTCCACTGCGCAGAGTAGAGGAAACAGCTGCCTATATTGCTACTGCAGTTCAGAGTCCTTTGCAAAAGGAGCCTCGTCTAAGAGAGCGTGCCAATTGGGGAGATATGCCGGGTCAGACTTTTGAGCAGTTTGTGGAAATGTGGGAGCGCTGCACAGCGGATCGGAATTATATACCACCCGTAGGAGATTCTGCCGGACAAGCAGGCGAGAGGTTGGGTATGGTATTATCCGAATTGGCAGAACAATATCCAGTAGACAGCACGATCGTTATTGTAACGCATGGCGGACTGATTACGGATTGGCTGGTTGGTGCCATACCACAGCAGCAGCTAACACAGTGGCATCCGGAATTTATTGCAGTCCAGAGTACGCTGATTCCGGAATGTTCGATTACCGAATTAGTATATGACAAAGGAAAGTACAAGCTCATCTCTTTTGCATCCATTTCTCATTTAAATAAAGAAAGAATAGAACAGAAAGGAAAATAA
- a CDS encoding carbon-nitrogen family hydrolase translates to MTTRALHISLIQMDIELGNPEVNLQRAEEWITRAMEAQPRPDVIVLPEMWNTGYALDRLDGLAEPENGPYTFWMSETARHYKITLVGGSISEQRQSGFYNTLYVFGPDGERTARYDKIHLFKLMNEEKFMQPGEETALFPLGDITAAASICYDIRFPELARTLALAGAKVWFVPAEWPHPRLNHWRTLLTARAIENQMYVIACNRVGRDEKSHFFGHSMVIDPWGEIVAESNDEEGILTATIDLDLSEEVRGRIPVFTDRRPELYRHEEK, encoded by the coding sequence ATGACCACGCGCGCTTTACATATTAGTCTAATCCAGATGGATATTGAACTGGGCAATCCGGAAGTGAATCTGCAGCGAGCCGAAGAATGGATTACCCGGGCGATGGAAGCCCAGCCAAGACCGGATGTGATTGTCCTGCCCGAAATGTGGAATACAGGCTATGCGCTGGATCGGCTGGACGGACTGGCAGAGCCGGAAAATGGGCCGTATACATTCTGGATGAGCGAGACTGCCCGGCATTACAAGATTACTCTGGTAGGAGGATCAATCTCCGAGCAGCGGCAGTCGGGATTTTATAATACGCTGTATGTGTTTGGCCCGGATGGGGAACGGACAGCCCGCTATGACAAGATTCATTTATTCAAATTAATGAATGAGGAAAAGTTTATGCAACCAGGTGAAGAAACGGCACTGTTCCCTCTCGGCGATATTACCGCAGCCGCTTCGATCTGTTATGATATCCGGTTTCCCGAACTGGCGCGTACACTGGCACTGGCTGGAGCCAAAGTCTGGTTCGTACCGGCAGAGTGGCCGCATCCCCGTCTGAATCACTGGCGTACCTTGTTGACAGCCCGCGCAATCGAGAATCAGATGTATGTGATTGCCTGTAATCGGGTGGGACGGGACGAGAAAAGTCACTTCTTTGGTCATTCGATGGTTATTGATCCGTGGGGCGAAATTGTGGCAGAAAGTAATGATGAAGAAGGTATACTGACAGCAACGATAGATCTGGATTTATCCGAAGAGGTACGTGGACGAATTCCCGTATTTACCGATCGCCGTCCGGAGCTGTATCGGCACGAAGAGAAATAA
- a CDS encoding pyridoxal phosphate-dependent aminotransferase, translated as MNTMQNNNNGTGSAFAIQPAGVMNQLPEQFFAKLVQDVNRQVAAGHDVINLGQGNPDQPTPPHIVEELREAAGNPQYHKYSPFSGYAFLKEAAAQRYKEDYNVDLDPETEVAILFGGKTGLIEISQIMLESGDICLVPDPGYPDYWSGVALSGAEMAFMPLTEDHAYLPDYSAIAPKVLERAKLMFLNYPNNPTSATAPYSFYEQTVQFAKENQIVVASDFAYGAIGFDGEQPVSFLQVPGAKEVGVEFYTLSKTYNMAGWRVAFALGNKEIIRLINLMQDHVYVSLFGGIQAAAARALTDDQQCVKDLVHMYESRRNAFFEELEQIGWKAEAPKGSFFCWLPVPDGMNSREFATLLLEKAHVAVAPGIGFGTNGEGYVRIGLLTSEERLREAVRRIGKLNLF; from the coding sequence ATGAATACGATGCAAAATAACAACAACGGAACAGGCTCTGCTTTTGCTATCCAGCCTGCCGGTGTGATGAATCAGCTGCCCGAGCAGTTTTTTGCCAAACTCGTTCAGGATGTCAATCGGCAGGTCGCTGCCGGACATGATGTTATCAATCTTGGACAGGGGAATCCCGACCAGCCGACTCCTCCGCATATCGTCGAGGAGCTGCGCGAAGCGGCAGGCAACCCGCAGTATCACAAATACTCTCCATTTTCCGGCTATGCTTTTCTCAAGGAAGCTGCGGCCCAGCGCTACAAGGAAGATTACAATGTAGATCTGGACCCGGAGACGGAGGTAGCTATATTATTCGGAGGCAAAACAGGACTGATCGAAATCAGCCAGATCATGCTGGAATCCGGCGATATCTGCCTCGTACCTGATCCGGGTTATCCCGATTACTGGTCAGGCGTAGCATTATCCGGTGCAGAGATGGCTTTTATGCCGCTGACCGAGGATCATGCCTATCTACCGGACTATAGTGCGATTGCTCCCAAGGTGCTGGAGCGTGCCAAGCTCATGTTTCTCAATTATCCGAATAACCCAACCTCCGCAACGGCTCCATATTCTTTTTATGAACAAACCGTACAGTTTGCAAAAGAAAATCAAATTGTGGTGGCCAGCGACTTTGCCTATGGTGCAATAGGATTTGACGGTGAACAACCGGTCAGCTTTCTGCAGGTGCCGGGTGCCAAGGAAGTGGGCGTCGAATTCTACACTCTATCCAAAACCTACAATATGGCTGGCTGGCGTGTCGCGTTTGCTCTGGGCAACAAGGAAATTATCCGCCTGATCAATCTGATGCAGGATCATGTCTATGTCAGTCTGTTTGGTGGTATTCAGGCAGCAGCGGCACGCGCACTTACCGATGATCAGCAATGTGTCAAAGATCTGGTACACATGTATGAGTCCCGGCGGAATGCTTTCTTTGAAGAACTGGAGCAGATCGGCTGGAAAGCAGAAGCTCCCAAAGGCTCTTTCTTCTGCTGGCTTCCTGTACCGGACGGCATGAATTCCAGAGAATTTGCTACTTTGCTGCTGGAAAAGGCGCATGTCGCTGTAGCCCCGGGCATCGGTTTTGGTACGAATGGAGAAGGCTACGTGCGTATTGGCCTGCTCACATCGGAAGAACGTCTGCGTGAAGCCGTTCGTCGCATCGGTAAACTGAACCTGTTCTGA
- the proB gene encoding glutamate 5-kinase: MVQQRIVVKIGSSSLTGPQGGLNHEAVQFFAAEIAALQQAGYSVLLVTSGAVAAGFREIGYSMRPRLLHEKQAAASVGQALLMRDYQEAFGKHGIVSAQILLTRSDFNHRKRAANASMTIEELLKQGVIPIINENDTVSVDELKFGDNDTLSALVANLAKASNLLILTDMDGLYTADPRKDPSAVRYEQIEEITDEIYAMAGGAGSAVGTGGMRSKVDAAKIATRGGVPVFVGQVREIGDLLNAAHGTGKGTYFTTHTSSLPMKKQWLGFLSIPLGTLIVDQGAEKALLHQGRSLLPVGIRQVEGQFHIGDVVEVQNLQKEILGRGIVNYDHDQLQQIAGLPSTDIAAKLGIEDIQHLEAIHRDEWITL, translated from the coding sequence ATGGTACAACAGCGTATTGTCGTCAAAATCGGCAGCAGCTCGCTGACAGGTCCTCAGGGTGGACTAAATCATGAAGCCGTCCAATTTTTTGCAGCGGAAATTGCTGCTCTTCAGCAGGCTGGATATTCGGTACTGCTGGTAACGTCGGGAGCGGTAGCAGCAGGCTTCCGGGAAATCGGATATAGCATGCGTCCGCGGCTGCTGCACGAAAAGCAGGCAGCTGCTTCGGTCGGTCAGGCCCTGCTGATGCGTGATTACCAGGAGGCTTTTGGCAAACATGGTATCGTCAGCGCCCAGATCCTTCTGACACGAAGTGATTTTAACCATCGCAAGCGGGCGGCCAATGCCAGTATGACCATCGAGGAACTGCTCAAACAAGGTGTCATTCCGATTATTAACGAGAATGATACCGTCTCCGTGGACGAACTCAAGTTTGGCGATAATGATACATTATCCGCATTGGTGGCCAATCTGGCCAAAGCATCCAATCTGCTCATTTTGACCGATATGGATGGTCTATATACAGCCGATCCGCGCAAAGATCCGTCTGCTGTACGTTATGAACAGATTGAAGAGATTACAGACGAAATCTATGCGATGGCCGGTGGAGCCGGTTCGGCAGTAGGCACAGGCGGTATGCGTTCCAAGGTGGATGCTGCCAAAATCGCCACCCGTGGCGGTGTACCGGTATTTGTCGGTCAGGTACGCGAGATCGGCGATCTGCTGAATGCCGCCCACGGAACCGGGAAAGGGACTTATTTTACAACCCACACCTCTTCCCTGCCGATGAAAAAGCAGTGGCTCGGCTTCCTCTCCATCCCGCTCGGTACATTGATTGTCGACCAGGGCGCAGAAAAAGCATTGCTGCATCAAGGTCGCAGTCTGCTGCCAGTAGGTATACGTCAGGTAGAAGGACAATTTCATATTGGCGATGTCGTCGAAGTACAGAATCTGCAAAAAGAAATACTGGGGCGTGGCATTGTCAATTACGATCATGATCAGCTGCAGCAGATCGCCGGTCTGCCTAGTACCGATATTGCTGCCAAGCTGGGCATTGAGGATATCCAGCATCTGGAAGCTATTCACCGGGATGAATGGATTACACTATAG
- a CDS encoding glutamate-5-semialdehyde dehydrogenase — MSEVVNKATLAHQAAGKLANLSTSAKNEALMLMAEALVHQADSIITANDEDIERGRREGTSESMLDRLRLDYMRIEAIASALRQIADLDDPVGTLLETIERPNGLIIEKIRVPLGVIGIIYEARPNVTVDAAGLSLKTGNAVVLRGGSAALSSNRRIVEVLHEALEHSAMPKEALQLIEDADRASVNELMKLNGLIDVIIPRGGSSLIQNVVQNSTVPVIETGAGICHTWIDASADSDMARDIVLNAKVQRPSVCNSMETLLVHTGYDQAAFLQLADALRQHQVEIRGCSHTRELLPWAESATEQDYATEYNDYILNIKFVNNLDEALQHIATYGTKHSECIVTRDEENAARFMQEVDAAAVYHNASTRFTDGFEFGFGAEIGISTQKLHARGPMGLPALTSTKYRIYGNGQIRQ, encoded by the coding sequence ATGAGTGAAGTAGTTAACAAAGCTACACTGGCCCATCAAGCAGCAGGCAAGCTGGCCAATCTGAGCACATCTGCCAAAAATGAAGCGTTGATGCTAATGGCCGAAGCACTTGTTCATCAGGCCGATTCTATTATTACAGCGAATGATGAAGATATTGAACGGGGGCGCCGCGAAGGAACTTCCGAGTCCATGCTGGATCGGCTGCGTCTGGATTATATGCGTATCGAAGCTATCGCCTCAGCATTGCGCCAAATTGCTGATCTGGATGATCCTGTAGGTACGCTGTTGGAGACAATCGAGCGGCCCAACGGCTTGATTATCGAGAAAATTCGCGTACCGCTCGGTGTGATCGGTATTATCTACGAAGCTCGTCCCAATGTGACCGTAGATGCTGCAGGATTATCACTCAAAACAGGCAATGCAGTCGTGCTGCGAGGCGGTTCGGCAGCCTTGTCTTCCAACCGACGGATTGTTGAAGTGTTGCATGAAGCGCTGGAACATTCGGCGATGCCCAAAGAAGCGCTCCAGCTGATCGAAGATGCGGATCGTGCTTCGGTCAATGAACTAATGAAGTTAAACGGCCTTATTGATGTAATTATTCCACGGGGCGGCAGTTCCCTGATCCAGAATGTCGTACAGAACTCTACAGTACCTGTAATTGAGACAGGTGCCGGCATCTGTCATACATGGATTGATGCTTCTGCAGATAGCGATATGGCCCGCGATATTGTACTCAATGCCAAAGTACAGCGCCCTTCGGTGTGCAATTCGATGGAGACACTGCTCGTTCATACCGGCTATGATCAGGCGGCTTTTTTGCAGCTGGCAGATGCACTGCGTCAGCATCAGGTAGAGATTCGCGGCTGCTCACATACCCGTGAGTTGCTGCCATGGGCAGAGAGCGCCACCGAGCAGGATTATGCTACCGAGTACAACGACTACATTTTGAATATTAAATTCGTAAATAATCTGGATGAAGCGCTCCAGCATATTGCAACTTATGGTACCAAACATTCCGAGTGTATCGTTACACGTGATGAAGAAAATGCCGCCCGGTTCATGCAGGAAGTCGATGCAGCCGCTGTATATCATAATGCCTCTACTCGCTTCACCGATGGATTCGAGTTCGGATTCGGTGCAGAGATCGGCATCAGTACACAAAAACTGCATGCACGCGGTCCAATGGGACTGCCTGCACTCACTTCCACCAAATACCGCATCTATGGCAACGGCCAGATTCGCCAGTAA